A region from the Aegilops tauschii subsp. strangulata cultivar AL8/78 chromosome 5, Aet v6.0, whole genome shotgun sequence genome encodes:
- the LOC109779459 gene encoding probable carboxylesterase 13 — protein MTEACCKTAIVHTLRSPSSETRPRATAAMDPDTEVDFDFSPFLIRYKSGRVHRLMGASRVDTGTDAATGVTCKDVVIDAGAGLAARLYLPKDVPRSEKLPVLVYFHGGAFAVHSAFSGTHHRFLNALVAAAGVVAVSVDYRLAPEHPLPAAYDDAWAALGWALASCAPSAGREPWLAEHGDAARVFVAGDSAGANIAHHMATRAGGGENGLPAGARIEGLVLLHPYFRGKDLVPSEGTDPRFLQRVERSWGFVCAGRYGTDHPFIDPLAMPAEDWAALGCRRALVTVGELDTMRDRGRMYVEALRGSAWTGKEAVLYQTDGEGHVYFLEKSGWGDKAEREMDAVVSFIKRS, from the coding sequence ATGACCGAGGCGTGCTGCAAAACTGCAATCGTGCACACACTTCGCTCCCCCTCGTCGGAAACTCGACCGCGCGCGACTGCGGCCATGGATCCGGACACCGAGGTCGACTTCGACTTCTCGCCGTTCCTCATCCGCTACAAGAGCGGCCGGGTCCACCGTCTCATGGGCGCGTCCAGAGTCGACACCGGCACGGACGCCGCCACGGGCGTCACCTGCAAGGACGTCGTCATCGACGCCGGCGCCGGCCTGGCCGCGCGGCTCTACCTCCCGAAGGACGTCCCGCGGTCCGAGAAGCTCCCCGTCCTCGTCTACTTCCACGGGGGCGCCTTCGCCGTCCACTCGGCCTTCTCCGGCACGCACCACCGCTTCCTCAACGCCCTCGTGGCCGCGGCCGGCGTCGTGGCCGTGTCCGTCGACTACCGCCTCGCGCCCGAGCACCCGCTCCCGGCCGCCTACGACGACGCGTGGGCCGCGCTCGGCTGGGCCCTGGCGAGCTGCGCGCCATCCGCCGGGCGGGAGCCGTGGCTGGCCGAGCACGGCGACGCGGCACGCGTCTTCGTCGCGGGCGACAGCGCCGGCGCCAACATCGCGCACCACATGGCAACAAGGGCCGGCGGCGGAGAGAACGGGCTGCCGGCGGGCGCGCGGATCGAAGGGCTGGTGCTCCTGCATCCGTACTTCCGCGGCAAGGATCTGGTGCCGTCGGAGGGCACGGACCCCAGGTTCCTGCAGAGGGTGGAGAGGTCGTGGGGCTTCGTGTGCGCGGGGAGGTACGGGACCGACCACCCGTTCATCGACCCGCTGGCGATGCCGGCGGAGGACTGGGCGGCGCTCGGCTGCCGGCGAGCACTGGTCACCGTGGGGGAGCTGGACACGATGCGGGACAGGGGCCGGATGTACGTGGAGGCGCTGAGGGGGAGCGCGTGGACAGGGAAGGAGGCGGTGCTGTACCAGACCGACGGCGAGGGGCACGTCTACTTCCTGGAGAAGTCCGGCTGGGGCGACAAGGCGGAGAGGGAGATGGACGCCGTCGTCTCGTTCATCAAGCGGAGCTAG